A part of Fusarium oxysporum Fo47 chromosome III, complete sequence genomic DNA contains:
- a CDS encoding amino acid/polyamine transporter I, protein MNHAEKGVSEKGSDHEQAKNYDHAVGDAGDAADLTALGYKPELKRNRSMFTLLFQSLAIAAIPYGFGAPLINSVYGGGQLTMFLGWIIVCILDECIAISLGELAARWPTSAGPYYWSFQIASPKYRTVLSFITGWTWLVGNWTITLSVNFGFASLLAGGISIFLPEYDWQPWKLVLIFYGLCVFTFFIVAFGNKFLPTVDTFCAAFTAITIFIVCVCLSTKAEEGRHSASYTLGNFDPNLSGWGDFGFWIGALPSAYTFSAIGMITSMAEECGDVTVKLPRALALCVPVGGIAGLFFIIPICATLPPLEDLLAAPLGQVLPMIFYRVMGTQAGGIALTALVLIVTLFCSISITVAASRTTWAFARDEAIPLSRVWSKVSKRHGTPIMALLLTTVIEMLLGLIYLGSSSAFNAFIAVGVIGLASSYGIPILLSMLTNRAGVNTAPWTFGKQLGWVINVFALAWICFEMILFSMPVAIPVNAVTMNYAVVVFFGFMAMSAVWYVVHARHVYKGPPESDGLSK, encoded by the exons ATGAATCACGCGGAGAAAGGTGTATCGGAAAAGGGGAGTGATCATGAGCAGGCTAAGAACTATGATcatgctgttggtgatgctggcGATGCTGCGGACCTGACGGCACTTGGGTACAAGCCTGAACTCAAGCGTAACCGGTCAATGTTTACACTTCTTTTCCAATCATTAGCAATCGCTGCT ATCCCCTATGGCTTCGGCGCACCGCTTATCAACTCCGTCTACGGCGGTGGCCAACTAACCATGTTTCTCGGCTGGATCATCGTCTGTATTCTCGACGAGTGCATCGCTATCTCACTAGGCGAACTCGCTGCTCGATGGCCTACATCCGCTGGTCCCTATTACTGGTCTTTCCAAATCGCATCGCCAAAGTACAGAACTGTCCTGTCTTTCATCACCGGCTGGACATGGCTTGTGGGAAATTGGACCATCACATTATCCGTCAACTTTGgctttgcttctcttctcgcTGGAGGTATTAGTATCTTCTTGCCCGAGTACGACTGGCAGCCGTGGAAGCTCGTGTTGATCTTCTACGGACTTTGTGTGTTTACGTTCTTCATTGTCGCATTTGGCAACAAATTCCTACCTACCGTGGATACGTTTTGTGCAGCTTTCACTGCTAttaccatcttcatcgtTTGTGTTTGTCTGTCAACTAAGGCAGAGGAGGGCAGACATTCGGCAAGTTACACACTC GGCAACTTTGATCCCAATCTGTCAGGCTGGGGAGACTTTGGTTTCTGGATCGGCGCTCTACCATCTGCTTATACGTTCTCTGCCATCGGCATGATCACTTCCATGGCTGAAGAATGCGGCGATGTTACAGTCAAGCTCCCAAGAGCTCTCGCCCTCTGCGTCCCCGTCGGCGGCATTGCAGGCTTGTTCTTC ATCATCCCCATCTGCGCAACTCTCCCCCCTCTAGAAGACCTCCTTGCAGCACCACTAGGCCAGGTCCTCCCCATGATCTTCTACCGAGTAATGGGCACCCAAGCCGGCGGAATCGCCCTTACCGCACTGGTCCTCATCGTGACCCTCTTctgctccatctccatcacagTCGCCGCCTCACGAACAACATGGGCTTTCGCACGCGACGAAGCCATTCCCCTCTCAAGAGTCTGGTCAAAGGTCAGCAAGCGACACGGAACACCCATCATGGCTCTTCTCCTTACGACTGTCATCGAGATGCTTTTGGGTCTTATCTACCTTGGTTCAAGCTCTGCCTTCAACGCTTTTATTGCTGTCGGTGTCATCGGTCTCGCTAGCTCGTATGGTATTCCTATTCTACTATCCATGCTCACTAATCGAGCTGGAGTCAACACTGCGCCTTGGACTTTCGGCAAGCAACTTGGTTGGGTCATCAACGTTTTCGCACTAGCCTGGATTTGCTTTGAGATGATTCTTTTCTCTATGCCTGTTGCCATTCCTGTTAATGCTGTGACCATGAACTACGCCGTCGTTGTGTTCTTTGGCTTTATGGCGATGTCGGCAGTTTGGTACGTTGTGCACGCGAGACATGTGTATAAGGGACCACCAGAATCCGATGGCCTCAGCAAGTAG